One window from the genome of bacterium encodes:
- a CDS encoding type II toxin-antitoxin system VapB family antitoxin gives MRTTIDLPDELMAQALELSPARTKREVVAAALDEYVKRLLRDELRRKIGTGFLDMTQEDLQRMRADD, from the coding sequence GTGCGCACGACGATTGACCTCCCCGACGAGCTAATGGCACAGGCCCTGGAACTCAGCCCCGCGCGCACCAAGCGCGAGGTGGTGGCGGCCGCGCTGGACGAGTACGTCAAGCGGCTGCTGCGTGACGAACTCCGCCGCAAGATCGGCACGGGCTTCCTGGACATGACGCAGGAGGACCTCCAGCGGATGAGAGCCGATGACTAG
- a CDS encoding family 16 glycosylhydrolase, with protein MKCSCRVLLSLLFPLAVGAAIAAAEEAKPQGNVVLPTQAVVFGPFAREDGVPAPDLLSRVPETLAIGAKRVGGRPATFDARRCLDCAPVCGTPVGNTAWVYLTFTADTAGPTTFGFGADWWYEAYLDGKLISDTLSHGDQGNIAWPPSIRDFTATVAVTQGPHVLAVRILRGTGSAMLAVGGPQDLRNPAIRKAPVPAAAQVATVTKAGYREGPPAGKKWRMVWNEEFEGTTLDTAKWNVQPLSKWEWPGIQTSPCAENLFLDGKGALVLQLTRDPDGTVRHAGSINSFFAKAYGYFETRVQFSRQPGWWSAVWMAGYPYDCGVDCFTHPQEFDIFEDFYKPKRENDISHCYHCAVKLQRLEDQGNAKGVGEGGILGSTRLARTSSGRKVVMEDYDGWHTVAFQWTPLEHIFYVDGQETLRQTYREVPMTSAPQKIWISACLRAPKTPQDKPFYGRLEDAQLPDRLVVDYVRIYEQDTGVRKLPKVTLALRGSTPPKEGEPVTFDVTATASRGKIKQLLLFSMGRIRAEQQADAAQAKTTFTVSNLFPGVTNTIMVMAQDDAGLIGQSALLPLELRTGKEYTGTAFQGQPQAIPGTVQGGCYDEGGNGVAFRSDVLGPSDARLEWRKTELGALQEAVEVGGDRAKWICYEVEVAQAGQYEAELFMNRPDYVTKGLSAADGAREGTVRVCLGKTGEVGPQLLAWKLPASWNSGAGWRSPQKSVGKQTVQLPAGRHKLIFFFDDFNTQFTFFCKLVFSPAAKPGG; from the coding sequence ATGAAGTGCTCTTGTCGGGTACTGCTGAGCTTACTGTTCCCCCTCGCCGTGGGGGCCGCCATTGCCGCGGCCGAGGAGGCCAAGCCCCAGGGCAACGTGGTGCTGCCCACGCAGGCCGTGGTCTTCGGCCCGTTCGCTCGTGAGGACGGCGTGCCCGCGCCGGACCTGCTGTCCCGCGTGCCGGAGACACTGGCCATCGGCGCCAAGCGCGTGGGCGGCCGTCCCGCCACGTTCGATGCGCGGCGCTGCCTGGACTGTGCGCCCGTCTGCGGCACGCCGGTGGGCAACACCGCCTGGGTCTACCTCACGTTCACGGCGGACACGGCCGGGCCAACGACCTTCGGGTTCGGCGCGGACTGGTGGTATGAGGCGTACCTGGACGGCAAGCTCATCTCCGACACGCTCAGCCATGGCGACCAGGGCAACATAGCCTGGCCGCCGAGCATCCGCGACTTCACCGCCACGGTGGCTGTCACCCAGGGACCGCACGTGCTCGCCGTGAGGATACTGCGCGGCACCGGGTCCGCCATGCTGGCTGTCGGCGGGCCGCAGGACCTCCGCAACCCCGCGATCCGCAAGGCCCCGGTGCCCGCTGCGGCGCAGGTCGCCACGGTGACGAAGGCCGGGTACCGTGAGGGCCCGCCCGCGGGGAAGAAGTGGCGCATGGTCTGGAACGAGGAGTTCGAGGGGACGACGCTGGACACGGCCAAGTGGAACGTGCAACCCCTGAGCAAGTGGGAGTGGCCGGGGATCCAGACGAGCCCGTGCGCCGAGAACCTCTTCCTGGACGGCAAGGGCGCCCTGGTGCTCCAGTTGACCCGCGACCCGGATGGCACCGTGCGGCATGCCGGGAGCATCAACAGCTTCTTCGCCAAAGCCTACGGCTACTTCGAGACGCGCGTGCAGTTCTCGCGCCAGCCCGGCTGGTGGAGCGCCGTCTGGATGGCCGGATACCCCTACGACTGCGGCGTGGACTGCTTCACCCACCCCCAGGAGTTCGACATCTTCGAGGACTTCTACAAGCCCAAGAGGGAGAACGACATCAGCCACTGCTACCACTGCGCCGTGAAGCTCCAGCGGCTGGAGGACCAGGGCAACGCCAAGGGCGTGGGCGAGGGCGGCATCCTGGGCAGCACCCGTCTGGCCCGCACCTCCAGCGGGCGCAAGGTTGTCATGGAGGACTACGACGGCTGGCACACCGTGGCGTTCCAGTGGACGCCGCTTGAGCACATCTTCTACGTGGACGGCCAGGAGACGCTGCGGCAGACCTACCGCGAGGTCCCGATGACCAGCGCGCCGCAGAAGATCTGGATCAGCGCCTGCCTGCGAGCCCCCAAGACCCCGCAGGACAAGCCCTTCTACGGTCGCCTGGAAGACGCGCAGTTGCCCGACCGCCTGGTCGTGGACTACGTGCGCATCTACGAGCAGGACACCGGCGTCCGCAAGCTCCCCAAGGTCACGCTGGCACTCAGGGGTTCCACCCCGCCCAAGGAGGGCGAGCCAGTCACGTTCGATGTCACCGCGACGGCTTCCCGGGGCAAGATCAAGCAACTCCTGCTCTTCTCGATGGGCCGCATCCGGGCCGAGCAGCAGGCGGACGCCGCGCAGGCCAAGACCACCTTCACCGTCAGCAACCTCTTCCCCGGTGTCACCAACACGATCATGGTCATGGCCCAGGATGACGCTGGCCTGATCGGCCAGTCGGCTCTGCTGCCACTGGAGTTGCGGACCGGCAAGGAGTACACCGGCACGGCCTTCCAGGGCCAGCCGCAGGCCATCCCCGGCACGGTCCAGGGCGGCTGCTACGATGAGGGCGGCAACGGGGTCGCCTTCCGCAGCGATGTCCTTGGCCCCAGCGATGCCCGCCTCGAATGGCGCAAGACGGAGCTGGGGGCGCTGCAGGAGGCGGTGGAAGTGGGCGGCGACCGCGCGAAGTGGATCTGCTATGAAGTCGAGGTCGCCCAGGCCGGCCAGTACGAGGCCGAGCTGTTCATGAACCGCCCGGACTACGTCACCAAGGGCCTCAGCGCGGCCGACGGCGCCCGCGAGGGCACTGTCCGCGTGTGCCTGGGCAAGACCGGGGAGGTCGGCCCGCAACTGCTGGCCTGGAAGCTCCCGGCGTCATGGAACTCGGGCGCCGGTTGGCGCAGCCCGCAGAAATCGGTGGGCAAGCAGACGGTCCAGCTCCCCGCCGGCCGCCACAAGCTCATCTTCTTCTTCGACGACTTCAACACGCAGTTCACGTTCTTCTGCAAGCTGGTCTTCAGCCCGGCGGCCAAGCCGGGGGGCTAG
- a CDS encoding GNAT family N-acetyltransferase: protein MTTHTDQLTTDRLLIRHFTPADWVELQELARDRESSAGGKYDHAWPTDDEGCRGMAVYFAAQEKFWAVCLRNTGHLIGLLALSPEDEPGVMEVGHVFHTAHLGADLDTEALGCLMDVAFADPSVRQIICRNAEEWEAQLAPLRKLGLTVVSRGDGTDFFQRNADGNPITFVGCTMAIGRDEWLQRRR from the coding sequence ATGACCACCCACACCGACCAACTCACCACCGACCGACTGCTCATCCGGCACTTCACGCCCGCTGACTGGGTGGAACTGCAGGAGCTAGCCCGCGACAGGGAGTCCTCGGCGGGCGGGAAGTACGACCACGCCTGGCCGACCGACGACGAGGGCTGCCGCGGGATGGCCGTGTACTTCGCGGCACAGGAGAAGTTCTGGGCCGTGTGTCTGAGGAATACCGGCCACCTCATCGGCCTCCTGGCGCTTAGCCCCGAGGACGAGCCCGGCGTCATGGAGGTCGGGCATGTGTTCCACACGGCCCACCTCGGAGCCGACCTCGACACCGAGGCCCTCGGCTGCCTCATGGACGTTGCCTTCGCCGATCCGTCTGTCCGGCAGATCATCTGCCGGAACGCGGAGGAGTGGGAAGCGCAGCTCGCGCCGTTGCGCAAGCTGGGGCTGACGGTGGTGAGCCGGGGAGACGGCACGGACTTCTTCCAGCGCAACGCGGACGGCAACCCCATCACGTTCGTGGGCTGCACGATGGCGATAGGCAGAGACGAATGGCTGCAGCGGCGTCGGTGA
- a CDS encoding heparinase II/III family protein translates to MRTHMIVAACLIVLALGPVAAVAAETKPLFEASFEEGAAGTTPEGWGRMFEAPNVAELSTREAHSGKQSLHVLDTSDKLACSLRSPRIPVQPGTSLLVTAWYKGAADSGASLYVEFWNEAGKRLEKEDLTILRPAGTGQWEQMRGVVDVPAAAVGLTLLPSCWSGGQCDSYYDDLRAVVGAFEPLERQVLPPATVAHPCGLYKTEDITRARENIKRHQWARDQLQALRNQARFWMELPADQIPFWIPAETPMRVMDCPKCGANWDYAWKSPLPDRVQCTRCGLTLPDPAYPEDKHDTYMNPVGQKVQISYYQDARGEKYRISALLRYRRINRLNDLGALGKVYALTGEREYAEKAVPILRRVAEVYPGYLAHDWDRVYPDYSNLQSGKLSGWKLHDEGTFLQLGLCYDLIYNSGVLTEADKQLIENGAFRECALLLTATSPKGCCINDGPYAMSCGAMLGTMLGDHSTVKWAVDHPDGFRAFIKRYFFRDGHWEDGSFSYEGMALGPLYACPEILQGYSDPPAYTGADRYDKLDLLGDPLLRKIYVAPLTVLTPQRTGPPISDSCLGAQYPRRHAETNFRWYPAERNRRLLADVFDGKFGDSGDEYALFRRDPAADLSQVTPLDLSARSLVRPGVGWAILRTGPGPDAAAVYLKYGVYGSGHGHPDKLNFLFYDQGAELIPDQGYLGARHEISPWNRSTLCHNVVMFDGQPQTRAAGELLAFMAGDTLQTVVGRGEEAAPPATRYERLLSLVDHGVGRRYLLDVVRAEGGARQDFVMHGAGQDFTPPNGNWQPFTEEVCTPPAGGEGRTKWLRSVQGTTAPSDLVTATWSEGGKSVRLDQLTTAGTQLLHLVAPGQRNRNDPWEKRDLHLLQVRRPGPSNVFVSVLQAVGASGPTPAAKSVPITATAGEARAVEISGPQFTDLLAVTDPAAAPGPARCGDRLAFTGQQALVSRAGGTTTVALMNGSALSAAGVKLTMKPPLHGQLVAVDQEHFSVTVDCPGLPAGAAMAGQQLLVAGRPDGAFEIESVARQGNQAVVKLADEPTLALKAGEEFAITTFVEITMDATGLLRWRGNVPCEVELTRAAFAPAGPLMCRNSGTPTQAYMRPAGGRWMPLALTSAADGWRLRLDPSQATQAVVMLSHGPVQVSDATPPRLLRLRVGDRKIAGTGDVGYLPWAGSAQVELAEAGPLTDQMVSAEMVSGVGQSRPVRITREQAGVGRWRLGLHTARDQPPGNYTLTLRLTDALDNAATYTWRFSTRGFVLPFRTAPVLDSSGRTCTYFGGQLDTRFYRAEQPGDFVTYGFAAPQTGLYEVSLDHTTSDCYGQFQVLVDDAPLGQPVDGYSAATVALGGSPLLGQVRLSAGPHRLTCRVTGKQAASTNHFFALVALILRPIASPTPTRTP, encoded by the coding sequence ATGCGTACCCATATGATAGTGGCGGCGTGTCTGATCGTCCTGGCCCTGGGGCCGGTGGCGGCGGTCGCGGCCGAGACCAAGCCGCTCTTCGAGGCCTCGTTCGAGGAGGGCGCCGCGGGCACGACGCCCGAGGGCTGGGGGCGCATGTTCGAGGCGCCCAACGTCGCGGAACTGAGCACGCGCGAGGCGCACTCGGGCAAGCAGTCACTGCACGTGCTCGATACCAGCGACAAGCTGGCCTGCAGCCTGCGCAGCCCGCGCATACCCGTCCAGCCGGGCACGAGCCTGCTGGTCACCGCTTGGTACAAGGGGGCGGCTGACAGCGGCGCCTCGCTGTACGTCGAGTTCTGGAACGAGGCCGGCAAACGCCTGGAGAAGGAGGACCTCACGATCCTGCGCCCGGCCGGGACCGGCCAGTGGGAGCAGATGCGCGGGGTTGTGGACGTCCCGGCGGCTGCGGTGGGGCTCACGCTGCTCCCCTCGTGTTGGTCGGGGGGCCAGTGCGACTCGTACTACGATGATCTGCGCGCGGTGGTCGGCGCGTTCGAGCCGCTCGAGCGCCAGGTGCTCCCACCGGCGACGGTAGCGCACCCGTGCGGGCTGTACAAGACGGAAGACATCACCCGCGCCCGTGAGAACATCAAGCGCCACCAGTGGGCCCGGGATCAGCTCCAGGCGCTGCGCAACCAGGCCAGGTTCTGGATGGAGCTGCCCGCAGACCAGATCCCCTTCTGGATCCCCGCCGAGACACCCATGCGCGTGATGGACTGCCCCAAGTGCGGGGCGAACTGGGACTACGCGTGGAAATCGCCCTTACCCGACCGCGTGCAGTGCACCCGCTGTGGCCTGACTCTCCCCGACCCCGCCTACCCCGAGGACAAGCACGATACGTACATGAACCCCGTGGGGCAGAAGGTGCAGATCAGCTACTACCAGGACGCGCGCGGAGAGAAGTACCGCATCAGCGCCCTGCTGCGCTACCGGCGCATCAACCGCCTCAACGACTTGGGGGCGCTCGGCAAGGTCTACGCCCTTACGGGTGAGCGGGAGTATGCCGAGAAGGCCGTCCCGATCCTGCGGCGCGTGGCGGAAGTCTATCCCGGCTACCTGGCCCACGACTGGGACCGGGTGTACCCCGACTACAGCAACCTGCAGTCGGGCAAGCTGTCGGGGTGGAAGCTCCACGATGAGGGCACGTTCTTGCAACTGGGCCTGTGCTATGACCTGATCTACAACAGCGGGGTGCTGACCGAGGCGGACAAGCAGCTCATCGAGAACGGCGCCTTCCGCGAATGTGCGCTGCTGCTGACGGCCACTTCGCCGAAGGGCTGCTGCATCAATGACGGGCCGTACGCGATGTCGTGCGGCGCGATGCTGGGGACGATGCTGGGCGACCACAGTACGGTCAAGTGGGCGGTGGACCACCCGGACGGCTTCCGCGCCTTCATCAAGCGCTACTTCTTCCGCGACGGCCACTGGGAGGACGGCAGCTTCTCGTACGAGGGCATGGCCCTCGGCCCGCTGTACGCCTGCCCGGAGATCCTGCAGGGCTACTCGGACCCGCCCGCGTATACGGGCGCGGATCGGTATGACAAGCTCGACCTGCTCGGCGACCCGCTGCTGCGCAAGATCTACGTCGCGCCGCTGACCGTGCTGACGCCCCAGCGCACCGGGCCGCCGATCAGCGACTCCTGCCTCGGCGCGCAGTACCCGCGGCGCCACGCCGAGACGAACTTCCGCTGGTACCCCGCCGAGCGCAACCGCCGTCTGCTGGCCGATGTCTTTGACGGCAAGTTCGGAGACAGCGGGGATGAGTATGCCCTGTTCCGGCGCGATCCGGCGGCTGACCTGAGCCAGGTCACCCCGTTGGATCTGTCCGCCCGCAGCCTCGTCCGGCCGGGCGTCGGCTGGGCCATCCTGCGCACCGGGCCGGGCCCGGACGCCGCCGCCGTCTACCTCAAGTACGGGGTCTACGGGTCCGGCCACGGCCACCCGGACAAGCTCAACTTCCTGTTCTACGACCAGGGCGCCGAACTCATCCCGGACCAGGGCTACCTGGGCGCGCGGCATGAGATCAGCCCGTGGAACCGCTCGACCCTCTGCCACAACGTCGTGATGTTCGACGGGCAGCCGCAGACGCGCGCCGCCGGGGAGTTGCTGGCCTTCATGGCCGGCGACACGCTGCAGACGGTCGTGGGCCGCGGCGAGGAGGCGGCGCCCCCGGCCACGCGCTACGAGCGCCTGCTGTCGCTGGTGGACCACGGCGTCGGCCGGCGCTACCTGCTGGATGTCGTGCGGGCCGAGGGCGGCGCCCGGCAGGACTTCGTGATGCACGGCGCCGGACAGGACTTCACGCCCCCCAACGGCAACTGGCAGCCCTTCACCGAGGAGGTCTGCACCCCGCCCGCCGGTGGCGAGGGGAGGACCAAGTGGCTGCGCTCCGTTCAGGGGACCACGGCGCCGAGCGATCTGGTGACCGCGACCTGGTCTGAGGGCGGCAAGAGCGTGCGGCTGGACCAACTGACCACGGCGGGGACACAACTGCTGCACCTGGTGGCTCCCGGCCAGCGCAACCGCAACGACCCGTGGGAGAAACGCGACCTCCACCTGCTCCAGGTCCGCCGGCCCGGCCCGAGCAATGTCTTTGTGTCGGTGCTACAGGCGGTCGGCGCCTCGGGCCCGACGCCGGCGGCCAAATCCGTGCCCATCACAGCCACGGCGGGTGAAGCGCGCGCCGTGGAGATCAGCGGCCCGCAGTTCACCGACCTGCTCGCCGTGACCGACCCGGCCGCAGCTCCCGGTCCGGCGCGCTGCGGCGACCGGCTGGCGTTCACCGGCCAGCAGGCCCTCGTCAGCCGCGCCGGCGGCACGACTACTGTGGCCCTGATGAACGGCTCTGCGCTCAGCGCCGCCGGGGTCAAGCTGACGATGAAGCCACCGTTGCACGGCCAGCTCGTGGCGGTGGATCAGGAGCACTTCAGCGTGACGGTGGACTGCCCTGGCTTGCCCGCCGGTGCGGCGATGGCCGGGCAGCAACTCCTCGTCGCCGGACGCCCCGACGGCGCCTTCGAGATCGAGAGCGTGGCCCGCCAGGGCAACCAGGCTGTCGTCAAGCTGGCCGATGAGCCCACACTCGCCCTGAAAGCGGGCGAGGAGTTCGCAATCACGACCTTCGTCGAGATCACCATGGACGCCACCGGACTGCTGCGCTGGCGGGGGAACGTGCCGTGCGAGGTGGAGCTGACGCGCGCGGCGTTCGCCCCGGCCGGGCCACTCATGTGCCGCAACAGCGGGACACCGACGCAGGCCTACATGCGGCCCGCCGGTGGGCGCTGGATGCCCCTGGCCCTCACCTCCGCTGCCGATGGCTGGCGGCTGCGCCTCGACCCGTCGCAGGCCACGCAGGCGGTCGTGATGCTCAGCCACGGCCCGGTCCAGGTGAGCGACGCCACCCCACCGAGGCTGCTGCGGCTGCGGGTCGGCGACCGGAAGATCGCGGGGACAGGCGACGTGGGCTACCTGCCGTGGGCGGGGAGCGCGCAGGTGGAGCTGGCCGAGGCGGGGCCGCTGACCGACCAGATGGTGAGCGCTGAGATGGTCTCCGGGGTCGGGCAGAGCCGTCCGGTCCGCATCACACGCGAGCAGGCCGGCGTGGGGCGCTGGCGGCTGGGGCTGCACACCGCGCGCGACCAGCCGCCGGGCAACTACACGCTGACGCTTCGCCTGACCGATGCCCTGGACAACGCGGCCACGTACACCTGGCGCTTCTCGACACGGGGGTTCGTGTTGCCCTTCCGCACTGCGCCGGTGCTGGACAGCTCGGGACGGACGTGCACGTACTTCGGGGGGCAGCTCGACACGCGCTTCTACCGCGCCGAGCAGCCGGGCGACTTCGTCACGTATGGCTTTGCTGCCCCTCAGACGGGCCTGTACGAGGTGTCCCTGGACCACACCACCTCGGATTGCTACGGCCAGTTTCAGGTGCTGGTGGATGACGCCCCGCTGGGGCAGCCGGTGGACGGCTACAGCGCCGCTACGGTGGCGCTCGGCGGCAGCCCCCTGCTGGGGCAGGTGCGCCTGTCCGCCGGGCCGCACCGCCTCACCTGCCGTGTGACCGGCAAGCAAGCGGCCTCCACGAACCACTTCTTCGCCCTGGTCGCCCTCATCCTCCGCCCCATAGCCTCTCCCACCCCGACGCGCACGCCCTGA
- a CDS encoding sugar phosphate isomerase/epimerase produces MILMHAYTYRTYDFERACRKAREYGWEGIELCPTLFRGRALAEIKPELEDTMGRYGVAAPVASWGGNVIQDDREAAQAALDSLLAGLPVLRELGVEKINSGVGSLMADDPVVTGSAIATEVHYERGAEAFQTVAAELASLGMTCSFEIHMHSLHDTAASTLKLLDMIGSPLVTANIDAGNMYGTPHAEEAVAAVEILAGRIGYVHAKNCRRLATGGTDYSYMLDSGHLDYFRIFRALRDTGYQGHICCEYCGLGDPSVAAQRDLAYLKYTLRELGMW; encoded by the coding sequence ATGATACTGATGCATGCGTACACTTACCGGACGTATGACTTCGAGCGCGCCTGCCGCAAGGCCCGGGAGTACGGGTGGGAGGGCATCGAGCTGTGCCCGACGCTGTTCCGCGGACGGGCCCTGGCGGAGATCAAGCCCGAGCTGGAGGACACGATGGGCCGCTATGGCGTCGCGGCGCCGGTCGCGTCGTGGGGAGGCAACGTCATCCAGGACGACCGGGAGGCCGCGCAAGCGGCGCTGGACTCCCTGCTGGCCGGCCTGCCGGTGCTGCGGGAACTCGGGGTGGAGAAGATCAACTCGGGCGTCGGCTCCCTCATGGCGGACGATCCAGTGGTGACAGGCTCGGCCATCGCCACCGAGGTGCACTACGAGCGCGGGGCTGAGGCGTTCCAGACCGTGGCCGCCGAGCTGGCCAGCCTGGGGATGACCTGCAGCTTCGAGATCCACATGCACAGCCTGCATGACACCGCCGCCTCCACCCTCAAGCTCCTGGACATGATCGGCAGCCCCCTGGTCACGGCGAACATAGACGCCGGGAACATGTATGGCACGCCCCATGCCGAGGAGGCCGTGGCTGCCGTCGAGATACTCGCCGGCCGGATCGGCTATGTCCACGCCAAGAACTGCCGGCGCCTGGCGACGGGCGGCACGGACTACTCCTACATGCTCGACAGTGGCCACCTGGACTACTTCCGCATCTTCCGAGCCTTGCGCGACACGGGCTACCAGGGGCACATCTGCTGCGAGTACTGCGGCCTGGGTGACCCCAGCGTCGCCGCCCAGCGTGACCTGGCCTATCTGAAGTACACGCTGCGCGAGCTGGGGATGTGGTAG
- a CDS encoding right-handed parallel beta-helix repeat-containing protein, which produces MGGYGTFDIRDFGAKGDGVADDTAAIQKAVDAAGEVSGAVVVPPGTYLTGEIQARTGVAMQGLANTSYGLDCDFGSRLALRDDGTSRCLINLTGAIGARLTGLILKGRGKEAPDLVHGVMVSKPNHAVHHDSPALDSCMVEYFSGDGVHLEGIFVFTVRHSFIKANGGHAVHVLNGHDGFVLDSWLSNNVGAGYVGEGSSATTVTGNRIEWNRQGGVVLRGSSHYNLTGNYVDRSGTVGLRFEGVNTIAATGNIIYRSGKVEWSNTDPLDSAHVRMTNCRGIALCGNNLIIGRDDGGEGTYSPDYGLVLQDCAECVVQGNSMSRCCVKQLVVDRGGNETSRLADNSGSLHPGD; this is translated from the coding sequence ATGGGTGGGTACGGCACGTTCGACATCCGTGACTTTGGCGCGAAGGGGGACGGTGTCGCCGACGACACCGCTGCCATCCAGAAGGCCGTGGACGCGGCGGGCGAGGTGTCCGGCGCGGTGGTCGTGCCGCCGGGGACATACCTGACGGGTGAGATCCAGGCCCGGACCGGCGTGGCGATGCAGGGACTGGCCAACACCTCCTACGGGCTGGACTGCGACTTCGGGTCGCGGCTGGCGCTGCGCGACGATGGCACCTCCCGGTGTCTCATCAACCTGACCGGCGCCATCGGCGCGCGACTGACCGGGCTGATCCTCAAGGGGCGGGGCAAGGAGGCGCCCGACCTGGTCCATGGTGTCATGGTCAGCAAGCCCAACCACGCCGTCCATCATGACAGTCCGGCCCTTGACTCGTGCATGGTCGAGTACTTCAGCGGCGACGGCGTGCACCTGGAGGGTATCTTCGTCTTCACCGTGCGCCACTCGTTCATCAAGGCCAACGGCGGCCACGCCGTGCACGTGCTGAACGGGCATGACGGCTTCGTGCTCGATTCGTGGCTGTCCAACAACGTCGGCGCGGGGTATGTCGGAGAGGGCAGCTCGGCCACCACGGTCACGGGCAACCGCATCGAGTGGAACCGCCAGGGGGGCGTGGTGCTGCGGGGCAGCAGCCACTACAACCTCACCGGCAACTACGTGGACCGATCGGGGACGGTGGGGCTGCGCTTCGAGGGCGTCAACACCATCGCCGCCACGGGGAACATCATCTACCGCAGCGGCAAGGTCGAGTGGAGCAACACCGACCCGCTGGACTCGGCGCATGTCAGGATGACGAACTGCCGCGGGATCGCGCTGTGCGGCAACAACCTCATCATCGGGCGCGACGATGGCGGGGAGGGCACATACTCCCCCGACTATGGCCTCGTGCTCCAGGACTGCGCCGAGTGCGTCGTGCAGGGGAACTCGATGTCGCGTTGCTGTGTCAAGCAGCTCGTGGTGGACCGCGGCGGCAATGAGACCTCGCGCCTCGCCGACAACAGCGGGAGTCTTCATCCGGGGGACTGA
- a CDS encoding PIN domain-containing protein, giving the protein MTSRLTLIDTSAFIEFSRQADTDVARAVDAALAEGRAAVCHVVRAELLTGCRSRSEYREVELQLTALVWLPLTDECWDRAAALGFNLRRAGLTVPLTDRLVVATARLHGADLLHCDAHFDLIGDTPDTVR; this is encoded by the coding sequence ATGACTAGCCGCCTGACGCTGATTGACACCTCGGCCTTCATCGAGTTCAGCCGCCAGGCTGACACCGATGTCGCCCGCGCCGTTGACGCGGCCCTCGCCGAGGGGCGTGCGGCGGTGTGCCATGTTGTGCGCGCGGAACTACTCACTGGGTGCCGGTCCAGATCCGAGTACCGCGAGGTCGAGCTTCAACTCACTGCCCTGGTCTGGCTGCCGCTGACAGACGAGTGCTGGGACCGCGCGGCCGCCCTTGGCTTCAACCTCCGCCGCGCCGGCCTCACGGTGCCCCTCACGGACCGCCTCGTGGTCGCTACGGCTCGCCTGCATGGGGCCGACCTGCTCCACTGCGACGCTCACTTCGACCTCATTGGTGACACGCCGGACACGGTCCGGTAG